The following nucleotide sequence is from Ancylothrix sp. D3o.
CCAATAAACACCGCCACCCCGGAAACAGGTTTGTCACAGACTAGCCTTTTAGGTGGTTACTCAATAGAGCAGTCTGTGACAAATTCCATAGAGCCAGCCCCTGAACCAGAGAACACCGGCATCCCACCGACCCATGAACCACAGGGGATATGTATTAGTTCAGTAGACCCGGCTCTTCACGAGACAATTGAAGGGTTTACTTATTTGGTTCGAGAAACGCTGGCCGGTGTCTATGAACTTGACAATCTTTGGCAGGGAATCTGTGCTCTATTTGAGGGTGTTGTTGAGGATGTTTGGAAGGGTGTCTGGCAACTTCTAAATTTAGAAGAACGCCAGCATATTATCCGACTACAGCAAGGTTTATAACCGGCCTTCCGTGAGCAGGAAAATTGGATACCTAATTTTTAAAGGCTTGGAAGAGTCTGATTTATGCTGCCATAAAATATTATGTAGCTAAGTAGACCCTTAGATAAAAACCTGTTTTGGTGGCTGGGTAATGTTGCTTGATTTTTAGAGCAATGGTCGTTAAAAAGGACGTTGCCCTATAAAGTTTCCTGGAGGGTTATAACGGCAAACCAAGATATCATTACCATTGACTCGAACAATCGCACAACCAACTTCTGTAGTGTTGCTCCAGACAACCTGGGTATAGTGACCAACATCTTGCCACTCTCCAGTAGAGCTAACATCGGGAAATATACCATCGACAAAATACTGCTTTTCGTTTCCAAAACTCTCAATCATTTGGGTATAACTAAAATAACCAGATGAACCCATCCACAAATTTTCACCTTCACCCGTGTTCTGGCTATGTTCCAATTTCCCTCCCAACGAAGCCAGGTAGTCGGCCCACTCCTGAGCATGATTGGCTAAAGTCTCAGACCAAGTAAGGGGCGTAACACCTACTTCTGCCCGATATTGGTTATGAGCATTGAGAATTTCTTGGCTCATTGAGATTTGACTTGTTGTTGCCGATGGGTTAACATTAGACATGATTTTTTCCTTTGTTTTGTGCAATTAATTTTTCTTTTGCTTGTATTCCCGTTGGTCAATAATTTCTGAAGGGCACCGCTGATAACCTTATTAATAGAGGTTTCGAGCCACTTCCCCTACTTAGAATATTCACTATATTTAGAAATGTCACTACCTTAAACTAGGACAATTTAGCTAATTTGATTCTGGTAATGATATCCGAAAAAATGGCTTCTATAGTTTTTCTGGCGTTGCTTAATGAGGGTATGAAAAAAATAAGCCCTAAAATCCCGATAGCAAAGCCTGCTGAAACGCCATAGCTTTGTGGATGCTGGTTTCTATGATTGGCATATATACCCTTTGATATCATTAATCAGCAAGGCCCCCCGAAAGTCGATGCCTGAGATCAGCCTTCTATTTAACTATTCAGTAAATAATGAAGCATCCTCACCAATACGCTGCAATATCTTTTGGCCAATGGTTGCGTATTGTGGGTTATCAATTAATCCCATACCTAGTAGGAGAACACCAAAATATATCGCCCATCCTTTAGCTCGTTGGAGGGTTAGTTTGGAAGCATTGTATTCTAAAGCAACTTTCTGACGGGCTTGTGGCTCAGAAAAAAGCATCCAAATTGCAGCCAAATCTGTTGCCGGATCCCCGACTGTGATATTTCCCCAATCTATAACTCCTGTGATTACACCATTTTCAACCAACACATTACGAGGGTAAAGGTCGCCATGTATCCAGGTTGGTTCCACATCCATTGGCGCGTCTAATGCTTGCTTCCAAACCTGTTCAATCGCTGGGCTAATTAAGGTAGAGACAAACTGCCAGAACGTCTGTGCTTGTTGTAAGCGCTGCATTCGTTCTGCAAAAAGCGCAACTTGATGATGTAACGGTAAACCTCTGAATTGGTTTGAGGGAGAATTCGGTGGTGCCGGAGTATGGAGCGCTTTTAAAAATGCCGCAAATCGTTGTGCTTGTTCGTGATTCAATTCTTGCCGGTCAGCCGTTACCCCGCTTAACCAAGGAACAACACTCCATTTCCAGGGATAGCCTTGGCCTGGAAGACCTAATCTGCAAGGGAGGGGAATCGGAATCGGAAGAGTTGGCAACTGGGGAAGCCAAATTTGTTCATGTTCAATGAAAGTGGCAGCAAGTTGGCGACGAGGCAGACGGACAGACAACTGCTCACCCAGTCGAAATATGAGATTATCCCAACCTGCATCTACTAGGTGGAGTGGCAAATGTGCTAAATCAGGATGTTGTGAGGTTAGAAGAGATTGAACTAGGGAGGCATCAATTTCAATTTCAGAAGCCGGTGTGTCAATACCTGGGATTTGCTGTGAGCTCATCTATGACCTCCTCAATTTATCTACACGAAGAAAAAAAGCCGCTTACGGAAATTAGTAAATCTGCTGTTTACAGGCTAACAATCTTTCAATAATCGGCCCCCACAAACCGTAATCAACCACCGAATATTCAC
It contains:
- a CDS encoding CAP domain-containing protein, with product MSNVNPSATTSQISMSQEILNAHNQYRAEVGVTPLTWSETLANHAQEWADYLASLGGKLEHSQNTGEGENLWMGSSGYFSYTQMIESFGNEKQYFVDGIFPDVSSTGEWQDVGHYTQVVWSNTTEVGCAIVRVNGNDILVCRYNPPGNFIGQRPF
- a CDS encoding aminoglycoside phosphotransferase family protein, producing MSSQQIPGIDTPASEIEIDASLVQSLLTSQHPDLAHLPLHLVDAGWDNLIFRLGEQLSVRLPRRQLAATFIEHEQIWLPQLPTLPIPIPLPCRLGLPGQGYPWKWSVVPWLSGVTADRQELNHEQAQRFAAFLKALHTPAPPNSPSNQFRGLPLHHQVALFAERMQRLQQAQTFWQFVSTLISPAIEQVWKQALDAPMDVEPTWIHGDLYPRNVLVENGVITGVIDWGNITVGDPATDLAAIWMLFSEPQARQKVALEYNASKLTLQRAKGWAIYFGVLLLGMGLIDNPQYATIGQKILQRIGEDASLFTE